The Centroberyx gerrardi isolate f3 chromosome 12, fCenGer3.hap1.cur.20231027, whole genome shotgun sequence genome has a window encoding:
- the cfap418 gene encoding cilia- and flagella-associated protein 418 yields the protein MEDDLDELLDEVEKKFCRNVSMPSSAHTGSSTAGKSGKEHEGERKHSATKPEQHISSDTEDIDALLEELLEEDYSDSHQPTTEQLPKGLKAEKRPPAQSGGRKCCPVFLGGSSVTNGVGTAVSKRSCDQLRCTSCDFRVLLFDDYEWDSSCDYLFLRNNMPDSQKLRAKLKRRTGLRAYACQCSWYSAREPADLRDQPQLRWVCGKHQDS from the exons ATGGAAGACGACCTGGACGAACTGCTCGATGAAgttgaaaaaaagttttgtcGCAACGTTTCCATGCCATCTTCAGCTCACACGGGCTCGAGCACGGCTGGAAAAAGCGGGAAGGAACacgaaggagagagaaaacacag TGCCACCAAACCTGAACAGCACATAAGCAGCGACACCGAGGATATTGACGCCCTTCTAGAAGAATTATTAGAGGAAGACTACAGTGATTCCCATCAGCCAACG ACTGAGCAGCTTCCAAAAGGTCTAAAGGCGGAGAAGAGGCCTCCGGCTCAGTCAGGAGGCAGGAA GTGCTGTCCGGTGTTTCTCGGGGGAAGCTCCGTCACAAACGGTGTAGGAACAGCCGTGTCGAAGAG GTCATGTGACCAACTGAGATGTACGTCCTGTGACTTCCGGGTGCTGCTGTTTGATGACTATGAGTGGGACTCTTCCTGTGATTACCTGTTCCTGAG gAACAACATGCCAGACAGTCAGAAGCTGAGGGCCAAGCTGAAGAGGAGGACAGGTTTGCGGGCGTACGCCTGCCAGTGTAGCTGGTACTCAGCCAGAGAGCCGGCCGACCTCAGGGACCAACCACAGCTGAGATGGGTCTGTGGTAAACACCAGGACTCATGA